One Capra hircus breed San Clemente chromosome 27, ASM170441v1, whole genome shotgun sequence DNA window includes the following coding sequences:
- the TLR3 gene encoding toll-like receptor 3 isoform X1, with product MSRPLPYHIYFFLGLLTCWILCTSSANKCTVRHEAADCSHLKLTQIPDDLPTNITVLNLTHNQLRRLPAANFTRYSQLTILDGGFNSISKLEPELCQSLPWLEILNLQHNEISQLSDKTFIFCMNLTELHLMSNAIQKIQNDPFKNLKNLIKLDLSHNGISSTKLGTQLQLENLQELLLSNNKISSLTPEALDFLGNSSLKRLELSSNQIKEFSPGCFHAIGKLSGLSLNNAKLSPSLTEKLCLELSNTSIENLSLSSNQLDTISHTTFGGLKQTNLTMLDLSCNSLRVMGNDSFAWLPHLEYLSLEYNNIEHLSSRSFYGLSSLRHLNLRRSFARQSISLTSLPKIDDFSFQWLKRLEYLNMEDNNFPGIKRNTFTGLVRLKILSLSNSFSSLRTLTNETFLSLASSSLLLLNLTKNKISKIQSGAFSWLGHLEVLDLGLNEIGQELTGQEWRGLDNIVEIYLSYNKYLELTTNSFTSVPSLQRLMLRRVALRNVDSSPSPFHPLPNLVILDLSNNNIANINDELLKGLEKLEILDLQHNNLARLWKHANPGGPVLFLKGLSRLHILNLESNGFDEIPVEAFKDLRELKSIDLGMNNLNILPLSVFDNQVSLKSLSLQKNLITSVEKTVFGLAFRNLSYLDMRFNPFDCTCESIAWFVNWINSTHTNISELSNHYRCNTPPQYHGSPVMLFDVSPCKDSAPFELLFMINTNILLIFIFIVLLIHFEGWRISFYWNVSVHRVLGFKEIDKAEQFEYAAYIIHAYKDRDWVWKHFSRMEEEDHTLRFCLEERDFEAGVLELEAIVNSIRRSRKIVFVITQNLLKDPLCKRFKVHHAVQQAIEQNLDSIILIFLEEIPDYKLNHALCLRRGMFKSHCILNWPVQKERGIFPTQGANPCLLYLLIWQADSLLLCHLGIPYTQEKKAFILHFDYLIK from the exons ATGAGCAGGCCTTTGCCTTATCATATCTACTTCTTTTTGGGACTGTTGACCTGTTGGATATTATGTACATCTTCGGCCAACAAATGTACTGTTAGACATGAAGCAGCCGATTGCAGTCATCTGAAGTTGACCCAAATACCTGATGACCTCCCAACAAACATAACTGTGTTGAATCTTACCCATAATCAACTCAGAAGATTGCCAGCTGCCAATTTTACAAGATACAGCCAACTTACTATCTTGGATGGGGGATTTAACTCCATCTCAAAGCTGGAGCCAGAACTGTGTCAAAGTCTCCCTTGGTTGGAAATTTTGAACCTCCAACACAATGAGATATCTCAGCTTTCTGATAAAACCTTTATCTTCTGCATGAATTTGACTGAACTCCATCTAATGTCCAATGCAAtccaaaaaattcaaaatgatcCCTTTAAAAACCTGAAG aATTTAATCAAATTAGACCTCTCTCACAATGGCATATCATCTACGAAATTAGGAACTCAGCTCCAACTGGAGAACCTCCAAGAGCTTCTATTATCAAATAACAAAATTTCTTCACTAACACCAGAAGCACTTGATTTCCTTGGcaattcttctttaaaaagattAGAGTTGTCATCAAATCAAATCAAAGAG TTCTCTCCTGGGTGTTTTCATGCCATTGGAAAATTATCTGGCCTCTCTCTGAACAATGCCAAGCTGAGCCCCAGTCTCACAGAGAAGCTCTGCTTGGAATTGTCAAATACAAGCATTGAGAATCTGTCCCTGAGCAGCAACCAGCTGGACACAATCAGCCACACGACCTTCGGTGGACTGAAACAGACAAATCTCACCATGCTGGACCTTTCTTGTAACTCCTTACGTGTGATGGGTAATGACTCCTTTGCCTGGCTTCCGCATCTCGAGTACCTCTCTCTGGAGTATAACAACATAGAGCATTTGTCTTCTCGCTCTTTCTATGGGCTTTCCAGCTTGAGACACCTGAACTTGAGACGGTCTTTTGCTAGACAAAGCATTTCACTGACTTCGCTCCCCAAGATTGACGATTTTTCCTTTCAGTGGCTAAAACGTTTGGAGTACCTCAACATGGAAGATAACAACTTTCCAGgcataaaaagaaatactttcaCAGGATTGGTGAGGCTGAAAATTTTAAGTCTATCCAACTCCTTCTCAAGTTTGCGGACTTTAACAAATGAGACATTTCTATCACTCGCTAGTTCTTCTCTGCTCCTACTCAACctaaccaaaaataaaatctcaaaaattCAGAGTGGTGCTTTTTCTTGGTTGGGGCACCTGGAGGTCCTTGACCTCGGCCTTAATGAAATTGGGCAAGAACTCACAGGCCAGGAATGGAGAGGCCTAGACAATATTGTCGAAATCTACCTTTCCTACAACAAATACCTAGAGCTGACCACCAACTCTTTCACCTCAGTTCCAAGCCTTCAAAGACTGATGCTTCGAAGGGTGGCCCTGAGAAATGTGGATAGCTCCCCTTCACCTTTTCACCCTCTTCCGAACCTGGTCATTCTGGatctaagcaacaacaacatagcCAACATAAATGATGAACTGTTGAAGGGTCTTGAGAAActggaaattctggatttgcagcataACAACTTAGCTCGGCTCTGGAAGCATGCCAACCCTGGTGGCCCTGTTCTGTTTCTGAAGGGCCTTTCTCGCCTCCACATCCTTAACTTGGAGTCTAATGGCTTTGATGAGATCCCAGTGGAAGCCTTCAAGGACTTGCGTGAATTGAAGAGTATTGATTTAGgaatgaataatttaaatatcCTTCCACTATCTGTCTTTGATAATCAAGTGTCACTAAAGTCATTAAGCCTTCAGAAGAACCTCATAACatctgttgaaaagactgtttttgGGCTAGCATTCAGGAACCTGAGTTATTTAGATATGCGTTTCAATCCATTTGATTGTACCTGTGAAAGCATCGCCTGGTTTGTTAATTGGATTAATAGCACCCACACCAACATCTCTGAGCTGTCCAACCATTACCGCTGCAACACTCCGCCTCAGTACCATGGTTCCCCAGTAATGCTTTTTGATGTATCGCCGTGCAAAGACAGTGCCCCATTTGAACTCCTTTTCATGATTAACACCAATAtccttttgatttttatctttattgtaCTGCTCATCCATTTTGAAGGCTGGAGGATATCTTTTTATTGGAATGTTTCAGTGCATCGAGTTCTCGGTTTCAAAGAAATAGACAAAGCAGAGCAGTTTGAATATGCAGCGTATATAATTCATGCCTATAAAGATAGAGATTGGGTCTGGAAGCACTTCTCCCGAATGGAGGAAGAAGATCATACTCTCAGATTTTGTCTGGAAGAAAGGGACTTTGAGGCAGGTGTTCTTGAACTTGAAGCAATTGTGAACAGCATCAGAAGGAGCAGAAAAATTGTTTTCGTTATAACACAGAATCTATTGAAAGATCCATTATGCAAAAG ATTCAAGGTTCACCATGCAGTTCAGCAAGCTATTGAACAAAATCTGGATTCCATTATATTGATCTTTCTTGAGGAGATTCCGGATTATAAACTGAACCACGCACTCTGTTTGCGAAGAGGGATGTTTAAATCTCATTGCATCTTGAACTGGCCGGTTCAGAAAGAACGG gggatcttcccaacccagggagcaaacccgtgtctcttgtacCTCCTGatctggcaggcggattctttactactgtgccacctgggaatcccatatactcaggaaaaaaaagcatTCATTCTTCATTTTGATTACTTAATAAAATGA
- the TLR3 gene encoding toll-like receptor 3 isoform X2 encodes MSRPLPYHIYFFLGLLTCWILCTSSANKCTVRHEAADCSHLKLTQIPDDLPTNITVLNLTHNQLRRLPAANFTRYSQLTILDGGFNSISKLEPELCQSLPWLEILNLQHNEISQLSDKTFIFCMNLTELHLMSNAIQKIQNDPFKNLKNLIKLDLSHNGISSTKLGTQLQLENLQELLLSNNKISSLTPEALDFLGNSSLKRLELSSNQIKEFSPGCFHAIGKLSGLSLNNAKLSPSLTEKLCLELSNTSIENLSLSSNQLDTISHTTFGGLKQTNLTMLDLSCNSLRVMGNDSFAWLPHLEYLSLEYNNIEHLSSRSFYGLSSLRHLNLRRSFARQSISLTSLPKIDDFSFQWLKRLEYLNMEDNNFPGIKRNTFTGLVRLKILSLSNSFSSLRTLTNETFLSLASSSLLLLNLTKNKISKIQSGAFSWLGHLEVLDLGLNEIGQELTGQEWRGLDNIVEIYLSYNKYLELTTNSFTSVPSLQRLMLRRVALRNVDSSPSPFHPLPNLVILDLSNNNIANINDELLKGLEKLEILDLQHNNLARLWKHANPGGPVLFLKGLSRLHILNLESNGFDEIPVEAFKDLRELKSIDLGMNNLNILPLSVFDNQVSLKSLSLQKNLITSVEKTVFGLAFRNLSYLDMRFNPFDCTCESIAWFVNWINSTHTNISELSNHYRCNTPPQYHGSPVMLFDVSPCKDSAPFELLFMINTNILLIFIFIVLLIHFEGWRISFYWNVSVHRVLGFKEIDKAEQFEYAAYIIHAYKDRDWVWKHFSRMEEEDHTLRFCLEERDFEAGVLELEAIVNSIRRSRKIVFVITQNLLKDPLCKRFKVHHAVQQAIEQNLDSIILIFLEEIPDYKLNHALCLRRGMFKSHCILNWPVQKERVNAFHHKLKVALGSRNSVH; translated from the exons ATGAGCAGGCCTTTGCCTTATCATATCTACTTCTTTTTGGGACTGTTGACCTGTTGGATATTATGTACATCTTCGGCCAACAAATGTACTGTTAGACATGAAGCAGCCGATTGCAGTCATCTGAAGTTGACCCAAATACCTGATGACCTCCCAACAAACATAACTGTGTTGAATCTTACCCATAATCAACTCAGAAGATTGCCAGCTGCCAATTTTACAAGATACAGCCAACTTACTATCTTGGATGGGGGATTTAACTCCATCTCAAAGCTGGAGCCAGAACTGTGTCAAAGTCTCCCTTGGTTGGAAATTTTGAACCTCCAACACAATGAGATATCTCAGCTTTCTGATAAAACCTTTATCTTCTGCATGAATTTGACTGAACTCCATCTAATGTCCAATGCAAtccaaaaaattcaaaatgatcCCTTTAAAAACCTGAAG aATTTAATCAAATTAGACCTCTCTCACAATGGCATATCATCTACGAAATTAGGAACTCAGCTCCAACTGGAGAACCTCCAAGAGCTTCTATTATCAAATAACAAAATTTCTTCACTAACACCAGAAGCACTTGATTTCCTTGGcaattcttctttaaaaagattAGAGTTGTCATCAAATCAAATCAAAGAG TTCTCTCCTGGGTGTTTTCATGCCATTGGAAAATTATCTGGCCTCTCTCTGAACAATGCCAAGCTGAGCCCCAGTCTCACAGAGAAGCTCTGCTTGGAATTGTCAAATACAAGCATTGAGAATCTGTCCCTGAGCAGCAACCAGCTGGACACAATCAGCCACACGACCTTCGGTGGACTGAAACAGACAAATCTCACCATGCTGGACCTTTCTTGTAACTCCTTACGTGTGATGGGTAATGACTCCTTTGCCTGGCTTCCGCATCTCGAGTACCTCTCTCTGGAGTATAACAACATAGAGCATTTGTCTTCTCGCTCTTTCTATGGGCTTTCCAGCTTGAGACACCTGAACTTGAGACGGTCTTTTGCTAGACAAAGCATTTCACTGACTTCGCTCCCCAAGATTGACGATTTTTCCTTTCAGTGGCTAAAACGTTTGGAGTACCTCAACATGGAAGATAACAACTTTCCAGgcataaaaagaaatactttcaCAGGATTGGTGAGGCTGAAAATTTTAAGTCTATCCAACTCCTTCTCAAGTTTGCGGACTTTAACAAATGAGACATTTCTATCACTCGCTAGTTCTTCTCTGCTCCTACTCAACctaaccaaaaataaaatctcaaaaattCAGAGTGGTGCTTTTTCTTGGTTGGGGCACCTGGAGGTCCTTGACCTCGGCCTTAATGAAATTGGGCAAGAACTCACAGGCCAGGAATGGAGAGGCCTAGACAATATTGTCGAAATCTACCTTTCCTACAACAAATACCTAGAGCTGACCACCAACTCTTTCACCTCAGTTCCAAGCCTTCAAAGACTGATGCTTCGAAGGGTGGCCCTGAGAAATGTGGATAGCTCCCCTTCACCTTTTCACCCTCTTCCGAACCTGGTCATTCTGGatctaagcaacaacaacatagcCAACATAAATGATGAACTGTTGAAGGGTCTTGAGAAActggaaattctggatttgcagcataACAACTTAGCTCGGCTCTGGAAGCATGCCAACCCTGGTGGCCCTGTTCTGTTTCTGAAGGGCCTTTCTCGCCTCCACATCCTTAACTTGGAGTCTAATGGCTTTGATGAGATCCCAGTGGAAGCCTTCAAGGACTTGCGTGAATTGAAGAGTATTGATTTAGgaatgaataatttaaatatcCTTCCACTATCTGTCTTTGATAATCAAGTGTCACTAAAGTCATTAAGCCTTCAGAAGAACCTCATAACatctgttgaaaagactgtttttgGGCTAGCATTCAGGAACCTGAGTTATTTAGATATGCGTTTCAATCCATTTGATTGTACCTGTGAAAGCATCGCCTGGTTTGTTAATTGGATTAATAGCACCCACACCAACATCTCTGAGCTGTCCAACCATTACCGCTGCAACACTCCGCCTCAGTACCATGGTTCCCCAGTAATGCTTTTTGATGTATCGCCGTGCAAAGACAGTGCCCCATTTGAACTCCTTTTCATGATTAACACCAATAtccttttgatttttatctttattgtaCTGCTCATCCATTTTGAAGGCTGGAGGATATCTTTTTATTGGAATGTTTCAGTGCATCGAGTTCTCGGTTTCAAAGAAATAGACAAAGCAGAGCAGTTTGAATATGCAGCGTATATAATTCATGCCTATAAAGATAGAGATTGGGTCTGGAAGCACTTCTCCCGAATGGAGGAAGAAGATCATACTCTCAGATTTTGTCTGGAAGAAAGGGACTTTGAGGCAGGTGTTCTTGAACTTGAAGCAATTGTGAACAGCATCAGAAGGAGCAGAAAAATTGTTTTCGTTATAACACAGAATCTATTGAAAGATCCATTATGCAAAAG ATTCAAGGTTCACCATGCAGTTCAGCAAGCTATTGAACAAAATCTGGATTCCATTATATTGATCTTTCTTGAGGAGATTCCGGATTATAAACTGAACCACGCACTCTGTTTGCGAAGAGGGATGTTTAAATCTCATTGCATCTTGAACTGGCCGGTTCAGAAAGAACGGGTAAATGCTTTTCATCATAAATTGAAAGTAGCACTTGGGTCCAGAAATTCAGtacattaa